In a genomic window of Tachysurus vachellii isolate PV-2020 chromosome 13, HZAU_Pvac_v1, whole genome shotgun sequence:
- the cart2 gene encoding cocaine- and amphetamine-regulated transcript 2, which produces MESSTIAARALLLLLLLVLRSCARAENEDTEVDLDTRAIRDFYPKDPNLTSEKQLLGALHEVLEKLQMKRIPPWEKKFGQVPMCDVGEQCAIRKGSRIGKMCDCPRGAFCNFFLLKCL; this is translated from the exons ATGGAGAGCTCTACTATCGCCGCGCGCGCTTTGCTGCTTTTGCTGCTGTTAGTGCTGCGGAGTTGTGCGCGAGCGGAGAACGAGGACACCGAAGTGGACCTAGACACAAGAGCCATCCGAGACTTCTATCCAAAAGACCCCAATCTGACCAGCGAAAAACAGCTG CTTGGGGCTCTCCATGAAGTTCTGGAAAAGCTTCAGATGAAAAGAATTCCACCTTGGGAGAAGAAATTTGGACAGGTTCCTATG TGCGACGTGGGAGAGCAGTGCGCAATCCGCAAAGGCTCAAGAATTGGTAAAATGTGCGACTGCCCGCGGGGAGCCTTTTGCAACTTTTTCCTTCTGAAATGTCTGTGA